The Leadbettera azotonutricia ZAS-9 genome has a window encoding:
- the pdxA gene encoding 4-hydroxythreonine-4-phosphate dehydrogenase PdxA, whose protein sequence is MVNSNNPRPYIGITLGDPTGIGLEIAIKALSHNDIYDKCIPVLIGDTPVIEDALKVTNITFTLNKISSINGTQSKPGTVDYYPCGIIIQKGDYAFGALGKKSGEAAFQYVIKGIDLALKGEIAAIVTNPINKEAIHLAGHDFAGHTEILAHYTNTEDYGMLLSAGGSTGLNVIHVTTHVSMRQACDLITEKRVLRVIRLADEALKMMGKERPRIAVAGLNAHASENGLFGRKEEESIIPAIKKAKEEGLDVTGPVPPDTVFVKTLGGAFDIVVAMYHDQSHIPLKLYGFKMDPVTGRFSQVSGINTTIGLPIIRTSVDHGTAFDKAGKNEANEESLLDAIAMAVTIAKNRKNI, encoded by the coding sequence ATGGTAAACAGCAATAATCCAAGACCTTATATAGGCATTACCCTGGGAGATCCCACAGGCATAGGGCTTGAAATTGCCATTAAAGCCCTTTCTCATAATGATATTTACGATAAGTGCATTCCTGTGCTTATTGGGGACACTCCGGTAATCGAAGATGCACTAAAAGTAACAAATATAACATTTACACTTAATAAAATTTCATCAATAAATGGGACTCAGAGCAAACCAGGCACAGTGGATTATTACCCATGCGGTATTATTATCCAAAAGGGCGACTATGCTTTTGGGGCTCTGGGTAAAAAATCAGGAGAAGCTGCCTTTCAATATGTAATTAAAGGGATCGATCTTGCCCTGAAAGGTGAAATCGCAGCTATTGTTACTAATCCCATCAACAAGGAAGCAATACACCTTGCGGGTCATGACTTTGCAGGACACACGGAAATTCTTGCCCATTATACCAACACTGAAGATTACGGCATGCTCCTCAGCGCCGGGGGCAGTACGGGTCTCAATGTAATTCACGTTACCACCCATGTTTCCATGCGCCAGGCCTGTGATCTGATCACCGAGAAACGCGTTCTCAGGGTGATACGCCTTGCAGACGAAGCTTTAAAAATGATGGGTAAAGAAAGGCCCCGGATTGCGGTGGCGGGCCTTAATGCCCACGCTTCCGAAAACGGACTTTTTGGGAGAAAGGAAGAGGAAAGCATTATTCCTGCAATTAAGAAAGCCAAAGAAGAAGGCCTTGATGTTACAGGCCCTGTGCCTCCGGATACGGTTTTTGTAAAAACTCTGGGAGGAGCTTTCGATATAGTTGTAGCCATGTACCATGACCAGAGCCATATCCCCCTGAAGCTTTACGGATTTAAAATGGATCCTGTTACGGGGCGCTTTTCCCAGGTCAGCGGTATTAATACCACTATCGGCCTTCCCATCATCAGGACTTCCGTGGATCATGGTACTGCCTTTGACAAGGCCGGCAAAAACGAAGCCAACGAGGAAAGCCTTCTTGATGCTATAG